Within Felis catus isolate Fca126 chromosome A1, F.catus_Fca126_mat1.0, whole genome shotgun sequence, the genomic segment atgttaatacatatatatctaatTTATTTAACAGCCatctaatatataaaaatacatctaTCTTACGTATACAACACTACATTCTTATGCTTTATTTATggactgttatttttctttcctgtataaAAATTACCGTAAGTGTATCAGCATAAAGTAACACAAATTTACTAGCTCACAGTTCTATAAGCCAGATATCTGACCTGGCTCAACAGTGGTTTTCACATaggtcaaaatcaaggtgtcagttgAACTGGACTCTTATCTGAGTTTCTAGAGGAGAATCTGCTTCTATGCTTATTCAGTTTGTGTGATTTTCATGCACATGCTTCCTGTCCTTGTTAGCTGTCAGTCAAGGCTTTTCCCAGCTTCCTAAGACAGTCCACATGCCTTATCACATGGCATTCTCCATCTGTAAGCCAGCAGCCGTGCTTAGAATCTTTGTGGTTTTCTTGTCTGCTACCAAAAAGGGaagtctgtctcaaaaaaaaaaaaaaaggtcacctGATCGGATTATCCATATATTAAGGTCAATTTACTTGGGATTTTAATCTCTTTATAGCAGTACCTAGATTAGTACTTAAATAATCAGGATGGGAATCATAAAGTATGCATTTTCAATAATGTTGATATTGCCATATTTCCACTGTGTTCCCAATAGCTATTTAgttcttaaaaatgaagaactctccacaccccaccccaccccatcccaggtgcctgggtggaccagtcagttaagcatctgactcttgatttcagcttttgATCTCAAAGtgatgaattcaagccccacactgggctccttgctgggtaTGAAGTATACTTCCCCTTATCTTACTCCATatataaaaactaactcaaattggatcaaagacctaaactcAAGACCTAAAACTGTaacaactcttagaagaaaatatagaggaAAGGCTTCATGACATTAGATTTGGCAAGGACTTCCTGGGTAGGACCCCAAAACACAGGCAAGAAAAGTGGGGggacaaaagacatagggcatctgagtggcttagtgggttaagtgtctgtctcttgattttggctcaggtcatgatgggtcctgagatggagctctgtgttgggttctgcactgtgtgtggagcctgcttgaaattctctctccccgtccctgtctccctgccccttgctcacgtgctcgctctctctctgaaaaaagaaaaaaaaaaaagacactggacTATGTCAGCATTTAAAACTTGTATGTATCACAGGAGTGTTAAGCAACACagtgaaaagaacagaagaatatatttgcaaatcatatatctgataaaagatagctcaacaataaaatattttaaaaaatgggcaaaggacttgaatagacatttcaccaaagatgaTCTAGAAATGGCCAGTAAGCAtgtaaaagatgctcaacatcactaatcattagggaaatgcaagtcaaaaccacggTGACATACCCCTTCAGACACTTTGGGATCACtactgtatattaaaaaaaaaaaatcatagaaagtaataagtgttggtgaggatgtggagaaattaggaCCCTTGTGTTCTACTGGTTGGAATGTAAAGTGGTGTAGCTGCTATGACAAACTGTAgtctttgcttaaaaaaattttaaaggcattttcatatgatctagcaatttcacttctgagtTATATGCCCCCAAAATTGAATGCAGGTTCTCAAATATACACGGTCATCAACACTGTATGAATGTATTTGTTTCCCCTCATCATCTCTAGCACTCACAGAACCTTTGTGATTTTTCCTAATTTGGTATCTcattatcatttactttttttaaaagtctgctgtTGAATAGTTCCTCACATTTGCTTACCATATATAATCCCTCTTTGTGAACTGTTGATTTAGATTCTTTGTCATTTGGGGAGTATTCCAAATGTTAGCAGTTTAAGCATCTGCAttttatataatacacatatacacacattaaaaaagaacatttctagcttttattgttttttacacTTAGATATTATTGAACATGCCCAAATCTTTGCTTTCCTtaccttttatttcatattcaatTATTATATGTATTAGTTCTGTGTATACTCTTTATCATATTCCATTGACCTGTTGGTACcacactattttaaataatgtagcTTTATATTACTACCAGGACAATGCAATTTAATGTCTAGTAACAGTAGTTCCTCATCATTActccttttttcaaaatttatttgccAAAGTTcatcttttattaatattaaaggCAACTAAATGTTCTTGCTTTAACACAACTATAAATGGTTTCTATTTTATATTGTTACTTCATTTTACCTGTTGTTACCTCATCTATAAGTAGTATTCAATGTAgccatatatctttttttttttttactagagaTCATAACTAAAGttttataaaacttctaaaacttcTGACAATGTAATGCATTTCCTTTGGCATAATTGTGATTATTACTAATATAGCAACATTCCCAGAAGGTATTAAAGATTTTACGCAATACCTTAAAATTCAGCATCAAAACCAAAGAATGGTATAAGTGCTAGAATTCTGCACAGTTCTGGCTCCAAAGTGTCATCACACCAACAAAAAAAGAAGCTATAAAGGTAACTAGCAATGCTTTGAATATACTTCTGCCAAAGTCCCACCATGATAACTTTTTTATTGAAGTTAACTTAAGGAAATTATTAGTTGTAACCTTTCTCTGGCAAATGAAAATCCTgaaaaatagcaataaaacaaGATACATGTATTTCAAAAATTATGCAGCCACTCCTAGGCATTGTTATTTCTTAGAGCATTAATTTATATTGTTGCTTAAGCCAAAGATCCCTTTAGTCAATCAAAAtagtttaataacttttttttctcagaaatcactttcttgtttttaagatgttggcaaatactgaaaatttaataaagcatactaatgtaatttataaaatcCATCAACacagaatattaataaatttctTGTAGAAAACATTTGAGTATTTAAGCTACCTTCTAAAACTTAGAAATACCCATAAAACATACAACTTCTGAAGATGTAGCAACATTTGTACAGtccttttttaaagtatcataaTATAAACAGCTCTCAGGTCTGATTTCAACTGATTTATCTTCAAAACATGATATTTGATGGCAAAGAACAGGATCTTTTGAGAGTTCTTGTGTAGTGCTGATCTCTGTGAGGGTGCTGGATTGAACAAAGACAGCCCACAGAACTTAAAATGTGAACACTTGAAAACACAGGATCATGCAGTACAGGGAATTCTGAAACTTTCCCCCAtgcattttttaatggaaaattgtCTTTcacaagatttttttccttattgtcaTTTGAGGTGGTGTCTTTCTCTTCTAATGCCCGAGCAAGCATGTAACTAACTTTTCTTTGATGAGCCAGAGCTTCTTCTTTGTCATTCAGCTACttggacaaaaaataaaaatatgccaaTTAGTCAAAAAATCACAGCATATAGAGCTATAATCAGACTTTTTCTCAGAATGTTCTGTCTTCAATCTGTTAAGTCAGTCAATGTAAATACATTAAGTTAATCTAGCGATACCCAAGTATTATGactgaggactttttttttttttttaaaggaggaacaGAAGTTTCCTTCTGCTGAAACTTTTGTAGGTCAtctgaagagagaggaaaaacatacacgtggtgtgtgtgtgtgtgtgtgtgtgtgtgtgtgtgtgtgtgtgtgtgtgtaatatcaACATGTAATTACCCCTGCAAGAGGAGGCTGAAGTTCtttatatgtgaaatttttaaaatatatttatatgtgaataAATGACTTTAACCCTCTTGTATAGATAAGTATGTTCATATAGCATGAGTCTTTTAGTTTAGTCATATGAAATAGGGATAATGATTCAAGATATAATGTGTGAGAAAGTTGccttgtacattttaaaaattcctgaatTAAGTAAAAGGTCTTGTCATGGACTGTATGTGTAAATGCAGATGACAGAGGTACCTGCAGTTAATTACAGGGAGCCCCCTCTTTTCAGAGGTGAAGCTTTAAACTTGTACAGGAAGAACATGGATGGGAGAAGTGGGAAGAGCATGCAGGGAATTTAAGGAGATGAAGATCAAAACTGGAGGATGGTACCTCAGCTGAGAAAAGGGCATAAAAGGCAAGTACAGAGTACTGAAGAacggaatttttaaaaaaagagttgaattaataggaaacaaaaagatTAGCTTAACCACAACTTCTaacaagagaaagcaaaaacactgACCAACTCTGTTAGCATCTTAAAGACTTCCTGAGGATTATCCTGGTCTTCAGTCTTCTTAGAACTGTTTTCTGAAGGGAGCATACCCAACAGTTTCTGCCCTAAGGTCTTCTTACTTCCTTGTGATGGTAATCCTAAAACTGAACATGCAAATCAACTGAAACATAAAAACCCTTACTCATATACTTCCAGGAAAAGAGGTAAGTCTGAACCAAGGATAATTCATTTGTAAATCAGTCAAGAGGTGGTTCTCTTCTGGAGAAGTCTGGTGAGTCAGGCATCAGTGTAGTGGGAAGAGAACACAGACTTGAGAGGCAGGATGGCAAACGGAGGTTGAGTGGGTCACAGCGTAAGGACCCAGAGCAATGCCCTGCCTGCCGCTCTACTCCTTGGCTCCCAGTGATAGCTTCCCTCAAGAGAGCATGCAGCCCACATTACCAGATCATCTCAGTCTTCCAGAGGAAGCAGCAATCCAGATGTGTGTGTGAAGTCTTCCAGTGTTAAatgtcagccacttaaccaacatTATTTGACAACACTATGTAGACCCAACAAAACATGTCTGCAGGCCACAAGTGGTCTCTAAACCATACAAATCCTGCATTAGAGGAGAAAGACCTGGACTTGAATCCTCATTTAGCCCCGTACtcagtgaccttggacaaggtctctgtgctttttttcttgaatgagaATAATAGCCTCCATGCTTCAGGATTGCTGTGTCATTAAATAATAGAGCataggggctgggagaagggagtggacagttagtgtttaatgggtagtttctgtttggaaagatgaaaaagttctgaagatggATGGTCTTGATGGGTACACAACAATGTGAACGAagttaatgttatttaaatatggttaaaatgggggatgcctgggtgccttggtctcaactcaggtcttgatctcatagccatgagttcaagtcctgtgctgggcatgaagtctacttaaagttaaaaatggttaaaatggtaaatttatgtatattttagcacaattaaaaaaaacaaacaaacatgtagcCCAGGTACTGACCTAATGTTTAAAAGTCCACATCTTGAAATGTGTACACTGATGTTCTTTATAGAAAGGGTGCAGTTTTATAGCAGAAGGTACCAAAATTGTggatttatacaaagaaaacatcaagaaTGCCTTTGGAATGCTCTGCAAATGGTCTAATGGAAAACTGAGAACAGATAAAAGACAGTTCCCTTTCCACCCAATCCTGATAAACCACAGCCACCGGGGCTCACTCACTGACCTCTTCCTCAAGCAACTTCgacaaaaggagaaaagccaGACAAGTTGAAGTGCTCATTAGctttgatgagtgaatgaatctgCATCTCTATTtgtagtcttaaaaaaaagaaatatgctatAACCTATCTCTCAGAACTCGTCTAAGCTGCCATATCAACAAGAAAAGTTAATGTCTTCTAAGATGTTAACCACATACAAGAAACTGACCTATGGCAACATCCTGTCCCTCTTCAGATTACTGAAATCCGTGAATAAAATGAATCAGTCTTGTCGCTAAGAAACTGACaaagagtaggggcacctgagtggctcagtcggttgagcttccaacttcggctcaggtcatgatctcacagtctgtgagttcaagccccacgtcgggttctgcactgacagctcagagcctggagcctgcttcagattctgtgtctccctttctctctctctgcccctcccccactcatgctctgtctctgtctcagaaataaataaacattaaaaaaaagaaactgacaaagaGCTACTGACACTTGTATGGACTTGTAAAGGCCTTTCGGAGATgaatcagttattttaaattctgcttcCAGTCTCTTCAGGGCCTTAATGGAAAACAAAGATCAGGAGCTATATCtatcaaatcatatttttaatggaaaagtttTTCGAGTTTGTCATTAGCTAAGAAAGGCAGTCGTTCTAGAATATAAAATGAGTATGTATTCAAGTGCTGAAATGAATATTAATCTACCTCTTAGGAAAAACCCATTTTGTCTGTCTAGCACTACCTTTTTGGCCAACTTCCATGCACACAGTGGGTGGTCTTCTGTGCAGATGACAGAATGTGGCAGGCTTTCATAAGATTGTTCTAACCATGCcttccccttcattttctttctcccataaCTCTTCTCATCTTccatcaaaacaaacaagcaattaAATTACACTTCCAAAGGGATCTGCCTTCAGTTCACATCACAGAACACCAAGGTTGTGCTTAAAGAGAACACCTTTGAAAATTCGGCAGTCCAGCTCCTATCAAGGGCTTAGCTTAGGACCTACACATTTGTGGTCCTTGAAAGAACTAGGTATTAACATTTTCCGTCAATTCCTAAAAGACTAAGTATATGGACTATGTTTGCATATTTGCCTGGCAGAATCACCTACATTGAGTTGGACACTAAGGTTATACCTTTGGCCTTTATCAAGGGATTATTATAGATAACAGCCATATAAATgctgattttatatttatcataaatGATTGTTGGGGATTTAGACATTACATTAGCCAGCTCAGGGATTTTTGTTGTAAGTCTCATGTCAGAAAaccattttagaaattaattttaggaTAGTGTGGAATGCCTCCTTAAGAGTCAGTGTTGAGAGTTAGGATTTCCTGTGTTGCCCTGACTTCCACCTGATAAACAGTCTAAATACAGAAGTCTTACGATCTGCTTCTATCTACTTTCATAGTTCTTGTTTATcgcttccttttttatttccctatattttattttccctatattttattttattttcacatcacTTGACCTGTATATTATTAGGAATATGTACTacttgagaaaaaattaaaaataggtatcTTATTAAAAGTTTCGTTTTTAATATTCTAAGACTCATATTTCCAAAGTTCATCTGAACACAAGAAAGATTGGAATTAGGATTATTGGTTTTgacatattagaaaatatttagaaatatagtCATCTCAGAATTTCAATATTAAAACATCTAAACCTACAAATTATATAATCTTTCTTGACTAATAAAAGATTACAAGTTGGAATTTTAAATTGAAGCAGTATGAGTTGCACTGAATAATACTGATGAATAAAAACTGATACTGAACATTTAGAGAaactaaatttctaaaaaataacagCTACTTTGATTTTATTGGATGATCTACTTCCAActgtcatttttattctgttattccatttttatatattttgttcacaCCAGTACAATACTGAAAAATGGCCATGAACTTTTGATAGGTTTGTGAAAAAAACCTAACCCttaacttgtttcatttttataaaagtattttattaatatttccaacTTAAGATTTTTCCTCTACTCCTCCATCTCCTTTTAGAATCCTACATTTCAGCAAAGTTTAATTAGACATACTTAATGTTTGggtttcactatttttttaaaaatttttttaatgtttatatattgagagacagatggagcatgagcaggggaggggcagggagggagggagacacagaatccgacgcaggctccaggctccgaactgtcagcacagagctagatgctggtctcaaactcacaagctgtgagctcatgaccagaggcaaagttagacgcttaactgaatgagctacccagacacccgaGTTTCACTATTTTCATTATGACGTCTAGGAAGTTTCCCTTTAATCACATAGCACTCATAAACTTTCCCCACTAAACATGTTCTTATTTAAATGAGatagttgaggggcacctgggtggctcagtcagttaaaggtcttttttttttttttaattatcttagagagacagaacacgagcaggggaggggctgagagagagggagacacagaatctgaggcaggctccagccttcgagctgtcagcacagagcccaacacagggctcgaacccatgaacagtgaggtcatgaccaaagtcagcacttaacagactgaaccacccaggcaccccatggcatctgactcatgatttcagctcaggtcatgatctcactattcttgagattgagccttgtgtctggctctgtgctgacagcttggagcctgctggggattatccctcttcctctttctctctgtctccctccctaactagtgtgcacacacactctcaaaataagtgaacaatttttttttaagtagcttaaATGAGATAGTTGAGTAGTAGAAAAGATTCTactgttttatggttttggtgaTCCCAATATTTCTTCTGTATATGTAACGTCCAGTGACCCCCTTTCTTCCCATAGTTGCTAAATTGTGTAATAAATCACAACTGTGATACTTTAATTATATTCTCCTTTCATTTAACGGTGCATAGTCAACTTTGATTATAatcaaaaacaactaaaattgtACCTGATTATTGCCATTATAATTCATATTTACCATCCTCCTTAAGGTGCttccaatttatccattttgttgcttttttacacattttatccATTTGTGTCAATCTTAGTGCCTGGTCATTTTTCCTCATTAATTGTTGCTCAAATGCAATTCTGAATGCATCTGCCATTATGTAAGCTTCTTCTTTACTCTTCTGCAAAAGTCCCAACTAGTTTTGAAAGAAAGTTGGACAGGTGTCATATGCAAAACTAGAACAATTCTTGCCTGAATGCTAAGTAACATTAGCAAATGTAGTCTCCTGCCTAGCATGTATCTGTCAGTCTGATCTATTTCATGTGCTTAAACTAATTAGTACTTGCTGATTCCCCTCTACAGTAGCTGCCCACTCTGAACTAGATTACCAGAAATTTCCTTCCTGGTGCCCGATCATTCCTTGTTAATCCACTTCTTGGACCTTACCTCATTACCACAGAAAGGCCTTGTGTGTGACCTGCCCAACAAGTAAGAAATGCATGCCAAAGGCTGCATTTCCATTCTGCCTTGGGCCAGTCTAGACAGTATcactgaaaataattatgaatgtcACCTTTTAGATACGTGCCATAACTGACCCTGACTGATCTTTGTAATCTTATGCTTGTCTTAATGAACTGCTAATTTTTAGCTGTTATTTTTCCTATGTCTGAAGACTTGAAATTCCATACCTTCAATAAAggtaaaatactttttaaattatggtccatgtttgtatttgttattataattaacTATAATGGCAGCTGTCATTTAAGTGCCAGCACCTGCATGGTGCAGTGCTAAACATTAAATGTCTGCCTCTTCTATTTCCGCAAAACAGCCCAATAACTAGTTATTATTCTCTGTTTTAACATATGTGTCCAAACCCACACACGTAGAAAATACTAGAGCTATGACTCAAACCTAGGTCTGGCTGGTACAAAGAAAGGTCCCTTCAGTGTACCTTGCTGTTTTTCTGCTAAGCTTCATGTTAATCTCCCCATTTATCAGTGTTGTGGATCCTAGTGATTTTAAGCATGAGCTTTTTCCTCTAATTATAAATAGAGTAATTTGGAGACCATttatagagaaaagaaacataaacttAGGAAATATTAACTATAAACTTAGGCAGACAACTTTATGTTGCCATAATATCATGCCAAGTACTATTTGTATTTTGGAAccatgtaaataaaatcaagtttgTACGTTAATTCTATCACATAAAAGTAAGCCTAAGTTCCACAGCCAGTGACTACTAAAAGGAAGCTAATTATTGCAGATATTTCCCTTCtattaatagagaaaaaaaaaagcttttagtgTTTTGATAATATGGTACTTACCTCCTGTTTGAGCTTAAGAAGCATTTTCCGAGCCGACGCCGCCATTTTGGCACAAGCACAGGGACTCCCTCCGGGACCATGGCAAAGGCAGGCTCCGAGGACAGCAAGCTTTAAACCCGAAAACATTACTCCCATTACTGAGGGTCGCACTACCTAGCTGCACACAAAAGCAAGGGcacttacacacatgcacatttataTTCGAGCATGCAATTCAAAGAAattggaaagagaaacaaaaacagaagaaaattgaCAGGCGGATTTCAGGATCCAAccacaaatgaggaaaaaatgttACTACTTGGAACAAATCCATAAAGGAGTTCTaccttgcttcttttctttttccaaaacttCTAAATTGGCACCAGTTTCTATGGTCTGAATCCCTGCCAGGAACTTGAAGTAATATTAAAATCTACCTTGTCGATTTGTGAATGAGCTTAGCCGGGCTGCCCAGCATTTACTCCTGCCAGCTCTCACCAGGGAGAGGTGCATGCttaaaaatgatgaatgaattttaatatgtCAGGAAAATAATCATCcctctatttctaaaaaaatacttGTGATTGTGTCATGTGAGACACAGCTAACACAGCTtatgctaaaactataaaaataagaaatggggCAGGAAGTGGCCAGCACATGTCCTAGTGTACCAGAATGTAATGCATGGACCCAGTAAGGTTGAGGAACTGTCCTGGGGAAATCAATGGGCCTCTCTTACCCTCAGTCTCAAATTGCTAAGTATAGTGCTATTCTAGAACATGTCGCAGACGGTGACGGggaaaaggaaagtagaaaatcTCCCTCTTGTTCATCTTTCATACCTGCCTACCTACCTCAAGACCTGAAACCTCTGTAAAACCACATTTATCACGGCACTTGTGTTCCTGAGCTGCCATCTGCTGTTTGATCTCCAGCATGGCGAGGGCCTCCAAATACTGTCGATTTAAAACTAGGAAGGGCCAAAGAAGAGAGTGTTAGTTACGCAGTCTGACTCCGGCCTCACCTAAGCTACTGGTTACACCAACATCATACACTCACTTCTTACAAGCAGTGCATATGTAGACACTGCCTACCAGAACTGCACAGCCAGAAAATCTGATAAAATAGTGGGTATCAAACGAGATAACAGATACTTAACATTAGATGAAATGTTACTGTATTTAATGTGGAAGTGTCCAAAGTCTGGGCTTCATTTGCTCAAAGAAAATTTGTAGGATTTTCAAAGAACATACAAATGCAAATTATTTGCACTTGCTAGATCTTGAGACCACCAGATGGTGAGATCTCATGCATTAATGTCAAATGGACCAGCTATCCAAACTCTATTAGACTGCTATTATGAGTTTTCACAAGTTCTCAACCATTTTTAACAAGAGCGGTCCTACTatatcctggaacagaaaatcGTGACTTCTCCCCGACTTGTTGCAGAGTGAGGTGGTAGAGAGG encodes:
- the CCDC125 gene encoding coiled-coil domain-containing protein 125 isoform X1, with the protein product MSRVVRPPSEAEVPTWETEDDDMAEGDLGYGLARRPSSIYEVQVSHLSTSRKRSDGKNFSPPPFPGTREERSGAIFQYSRHKSSQDTHPEESSTSHHRRQSSTDSNSELSNVELKQRLHDTLEEVEILKTELEASQRQLEGKEEALKILQSMAIFGKATSHTQVMLQKTMEQKRSLEKEINVLQWEIEFDQNRFKNIEESWTQKYDRLNCENAVLKETLNVKTEEIKMLKSENALLNRQYLEALAMLEIKQQMAAQEHKCRDKCGFTEVSGLELAVLGACLCHGPGGSPCACAKMAASARKMLLKLKQELGLLQKSKEEAYIMADAFRIAFEQQLMRKNDQALRLTQMDKMCKKATKWINWKHLKEDVLGLPSQGSKKTLGQKLLGMLPSENSSKKTEDQDNPQEVFKMLTELLNDKEEALAHQRKVSYMLARALEEKDTTSNDNKEKNLVKDNFPLKNAWGKVSEFPVLHDPVFSSVHILSSVGCLCSIQHPHRDQHYTRTLKRSCSLPSNIMF
- the CCDC125 gene encoding coiled-coil domain-containing protein 125 isoform X2, with the protein product MAAILHLQRQQWLFKSFSYCFTLTLTLLPPCFTYKDPYSNSELSNVELKQRLHDTLEEVEILKTELEASQRQLEGKEEALKILQSMAIFGKATSHTQVMLQKTMEQKRSLEKEINVLQWEIEFDQNRFKNIEESWTQKYDRLNCENAVLKETLNVKTEEIKMLKSENALLNRQYLEALAMLEIKQQMAAQEHKCRDKCGFTEVSGLELAVLGACLCHGPGGSPCACAKMAASARKMLLKLKQELGLLQKSKEEAYIMADAFRIAFEQQLMRKNDQALRLTQMDKMCKKATKWINWKHLKEDVLGLPSQGSKKTLGQKLLGMLPSENSSKKTEDQDNPQEVFKMLTELLNDKEEALAHQRKVSYMLARALEEKDTTSNDNKEKNLVKDNFPLKNAWGKVSEFPVLHDPVFSSVHILSSVGCLCSIQHPHRDQHYTRTLKRSCSLPSNIMF